Proteins encoded in a region of the Verrucomicrobiota bacterium genome:
- a CDS encoding response regulator, giving the protein MPRMDGWETLAALRQIVPGIPVILASGYDEAHVMKDEHTEKPQAFLGKPYELDALRKTLERVLGQAKTDSSTPTS; this is encoded by the coding sequence ATGCCCCGCATGGACGGTTGGGAGACCTTGGCAGCCCTCCGCCAGATCGTGCCCGGCATCCCGGTAATCCTCGCCAGCGGCTACGATGAAGCGCATGTCATGAAGGACGAGCACACGGAAAAGCCCCAGGCATTTCTGGGCAAACCATACGAATTGGATGCCCTGCGCAAAACCCTTGAACGCGTGCTGGGGCAGGCCAAAACGGATTCCTCTACCCCAACCTCGTAG